From a region of the Mycobacterium sp. SMC-8 genome:
- a CDS encoding TrkA family potassium uptake protein, whose protein sequence is MRVVVMGCGRVGASLSDSLARIGHDVAVIDRDATAFHRLSAEFPGERVLGMGFDRDVLIRAGIEGASAFAAVSSGDNSNIISARVARETFGVQRVVARIYDAKRAAVYERLGIPTVATVPWTTDRLLNVLTRETETTKWRDPTGNVGVTELALHEDWVGRRLTELESATSGRVAFLIRFGAGLLPDAKTVIQAGDQVYMAAVSGHIAEALAIAALPPSEDPEG, encoded by the coding sequence GTGCGTGTAGTGGTGATGGGGTGTGGCCGTGTCGGCGCATCGCTGTCGGACAGCCTGGCCAGGATCGGCCACGACGTCGCGGTGATCGACCGCGACGCCACCGCATTCCACCGGCTCTCCGCGGAGTTCCCGGGTGAGCGGGTGCTCGGCATGGGTTTCGATCGCGATGTGCTGATCCGGGCAGGTATCGAGGGCGCCTCTGCGTTCGCCGCGGTGTCCTCGGGCGACAACTCGAACATCATCTCCGCGCGGGTGGCGCGCGAGACGTTCGGCGTGCAACGGGTGGTGGCGCGCATCTACGACGCCAAGCGCGCGGCCGTCTACGAGCGGCTCGGCATCCCCACCGTGGCGACCGTGCCGTGGACCACCGATCGGCTGCTCAACGTGCTGACGCGGGAGACCGAGACCACCAAGTGGCGCGACCCTACCGGCAACGTCGGGGTCACCGAGCTGGCGCTGCACGAGGACTGGGTGGGCCGCCGCCTCACTGAGCTGGAGTCCGCGACGTCGGGCCGGGTGGCGTTCTTGATCCGCTTCGGCGCCGGGCTGCTGCCCGACGCGAAGACCGTCATCCAAGCCGGAGACCAGGTTTACATGGCCGCGGTGTCGGGGCACATCGCCGAGGCGCTGGCGATCGCCGCGTTGCCGCCCAGCGAGGACCCGGAGGGCTGA
- the cei gene encoding envelope integrity protein Cei, with amino-acid sequence MVAQITEGTAFDKHGRPFRRRNIVPGIVLFACLAVASTLVWVIALSRPPEVPQAAVCNPPPPPAEPGAPAPNLGEQVSRSTMLDVTPAKLADARVRVLNASGQGGQAGEIAGELRDLGFTEPEAANDPLYTTARLQCQGQIRFGPAGRAAAAAVWLVAPCTELFQDGRTDDTVDLAIGTDFAELTHSDDIDAVLASLLPDATAPADPELLTKAHTGTC; translated from the coding sequence GTGGTCGCGCAAATCACCGAGGGCACGGCGTTCGACAAACACGGGCGCCCCTTCCGCCGTCGCAACATCGTGCCCGGGATCGTGCTGTTCGCGTGCCTGGCGGTCGCCTCGACACTGGTCTGGGTGATCGCGCTGTCGCGGCCGCCGGAGGTGCCGCAGGCCGCGGTGTGCAATCCTCCCCCGCCCCCGGCCGAGCCGGGCGCCCCGGCACCGAACCTCGGCGAACAGGTGTCCCGCTCGACGATGCTCGACGTGACACCGGCCAAGCTGGCCGATGCCAGGGTTCGGGTGCTCAACGCCAGCGGACAGGGCGGGCAGGCCGGTGAGATCGCAGGAGAACTGCGTGATCTGGGCTTCACCGAACCCGAGGCCGCCAACGATCCGCTGTACACGACCGCGCGACTGCAATGCCAGGGTCAGATCCGGTTCGGGCCGGCGGGCCGCGCCGCCGCAGCGGCAGTGTGGCTGGTAGCGCCCTGCACCGAACTGTTCCAGGACGGCCGCACCGACGACACGGTCGATCTGGCGATCGGCACCGACTTCGCCGAGCTGACCCACAGCGACGACATCGACGCCGTGCTGGCGAGCCTGCTTCCCGACGCCACCGCACCCGCCGACCCCGAGCTGCTCACCAAGGCCCACACCGGGACCTGCTGA
- a CDS encoding alpha/beta hydrolase, translating to MTVTLRGVTAVLLPGTGSDDDFVYRAFSPALHDAGAVVVTPPPQPERLVDGYRDGLRDAARSGPIAVGGVSIGAAVALAWALAHPQDVVAVLAALPAWTGDPDAAPAAMAARYSAETLRRDGLAAATAQMQSSSPAWLARELTRSWLGQWPALPDAMEEAARYVAPTSIELEYLGAPLGVVSAADDPVHPLEVGIEWATAAPCAALRTVTLDAIGADPAVLGAECLAALRDATA from the coding sequence ATGACGGTCACTCTGCGCGGCGTCACCGCGGTCCTGCTCCCCGGAACAGGGTCCGACGACGATTTCGTCTACCGGGCGTTCTCCCCCGCGCTGCACGACGCCGGTGCGGTGGTGGTGACCCCGCCCCCGCAGCCCGAGCGTCTCGTCGACGGCTACCGCGACGGTCTGCGCGATGCCGCCCGGTCCGGACCGATCGCGGTGGGCGGTGTGTCGATCGGCGCGGCGGTGGCCCTGGCATGGGCGCTGGCCCACCCGCAGGACGTGGTGGCAGTGCTGGCCGCCCTGCCCGCCTGGACCGGGGACCCCGACGCGGCGCCGGCAGCGATGGCCGCTCGCTACTCGGCCGAGACGCTGCGCCGCGACGGGCTGGCGGCGGCCACCGCGCAGATGCAGTCGAGCAGCCCGGCATGGCTGGCCCGGGAACTGACCCGATCGTGGCTCGGACAGTGGCCGGCGCTGCCGGACGCGATGGAGGAGGCCGCTCGGTATGTGGCGCCGACCAGTATCGAGCTGGAGTACCTGGGCGCCCCGCTCGGCGTGGTGTCGGCCGCCGACGACCCGGTGCACCCGCTGGAGGTCGGCATTGAGTGGGCGACCGCCGCGCCGTGCGCGGCGCTGCGCACCGTCACCCTCGACGCGATCGGCGCCGATCCTGCTGTACTCGGCGCCGAGTGTCTGGCGGCGCTGCGGGACGCCACCGCTTGA
- a CDS encoding DUF3159 domain-containing protein yields MSDPGTDPGTHQTPPARGAAVLEQMGGVSGLIYSSLPVVVFVPVSSLFGLMPAIAAALGVATVILIWRLVRRETAQPAISGFFAVGISALIAYLVGASKGYFLLGIWTSLFWAVVFTASVVIRRPVVGYIWGWVHTGDRRWREERRAVRAFDVATLVWAAVFTSRFVVQQHLYDADQTGWLGVARIAMGWPLTAVAAVVTYIAIRGAQRALRERGLHEPATPEPRDDAAHEPN; encoded by the coding sequence GTGAGCGACCCGGGCACCGATCCGGGTACGCACCAGACCCCTCCGGCACGCGGCGCCGCCGTCCTGGAACAGATGGGCGGCGTCAGCGGCCTGATCTACTCCTCGCTGCCCGTCGTGGTGTTCGTCCCGGTGTCTTCCCTTTTCGGGCTGATGCCCGCAATCGCTGCCGCGCTTGGGGTGGCCACCGTGATCCTGATCTGGCGGTTGGTCCGCCGGGAGACCGCCCAGCCGGCGATCTCCGGGTTCTTCGCCGTCGGGATCAGCGCGCTGATCGCCTATCTCGTCGGTGCGTCGAAGGGGTACTTCCTGCTCGGCATCTGGACGTCGCTGTTCTGGGCCGTGGTGTTCACGGCGTCGGTGGTGATCCGTCGCCCGGTCGTCGGCTACATCTGGGGCTGGGTGCACACCGGCGACCGGCGCTGGCGCGAGGAGCGCCGGGCGGTGCGTGCGTTCGACGTCGCCACACTGGTATGGGCGGCGGTGTTCACCTCGCGGTTCGTGGTTCAGCAGCATCTCTACGACGCCGATCAGACGGGCTGGCTCGGCGTCGCGCGGATCGCGATGGGATGGCCGCTGACGGCGGTCGCCGCGGTGGTCACCTACATCGCGATACGGGGCGCTCAGCGAGCCTTACGGGAACGCGGCTTGCACGAGCCGGCCACCCCCGAACCCCGCGACGACGCGGCCCACGAGCCGAACTGA
- a CDS encoding DUF3093 domain-containing protein — protein MSDTRATARTVRYRERLRVPLWWWVPGLGVAALIALEVDQGVSALPSWLPYAVLLPVAAVVLLMLSRTELKVVSSGAETELWVGNAHLPASVISRTAEVPRSAKSAALGRQLDPAAYVVHRAWVGPMVLLVLEDPDDPTPYWLVSAKHPDKLLAALRA, from the coding sequence GTGTCAGACACGCGTGCCACTGCCCGAACCGTTCGCTATCGCGAGCGGCTGCGGGTCCCGCTGTGGTGGTGGGTGCCCGGGCTCGGGGTCGCCGCCCTGATCGCGCTCGAGGTGGATCAGGGCGTCAGCGCGTTGCCGAGCTGGCTGCCCTACGCGGTCCTGTTGCCCGTGGCCGCCGTCGTGCTGCTGATGCTCAGCAGGACCGAACTCAAGGTGGTGAGCAGCGGCGCCGAAACCGAGCTGTGGGTGGGCAACGCACATCTACCGGCCTCGGTCATCTCGCGCACGGCGGAGGTCCCACGCTCGGCCAAGTCGGCGGCGTTGGGACGCCAGCTCGATCCCGCTGCGTACGTCGTGCACCGGGCCTGGGTCGGCCCGATGGTGCTGCTGGTCCTGGAGGATCCGGATGATCCCACCCCGTACTGGCTGGTCAGCGCCAAGCATCCGGACAAGCTCCTCGCTGCCCTGCGCGCCTGA
- a CDS encoding DUF4193 domain-containing protein — protein MATDYDAPRRTETDDVSEDSLEELKARRNEAQSAVVDVDESESAENFELPGADLSGEELSVRVIPKQADEFTCSSCFLVHHRSRLATEKNGQMICTDCAA, from the coding sequence ATGGCCACCGATTACGACGCCCCAAGGCGCACTGAGACCGACGACGTTTCCGAGGATTCACTGGAGGAACTGAAGGCGCGGCGCAACGAAGCTCAGTCGGCTGTCGTCGACGTCGACGAGTCGGAATCCGCGGAGAACTTCGAACTCCCGGGTGCCGATCTGTCCGGCGAGGAGTTGTCGGTCCGGGTGATCCCGAAACAGGCCGACGAGTTCACCTGCTCAAGCTGCTTCCTGGTGCATCACCGCAGCCGCCTGGCCACTGAGAAGAACGGCCAGATGATCTGCACCGACTGCGCTGCCTGA
- a CDS encoding inositol monophosphatase family protein has product MNSDSEPTGLRAVAEQLASEAAEFVRRRRPEVFGPGTVTEDTPPAVRVKSTPTDPVTVVDTETERLLRERLAVLRPGDAIIGEEEGGAVDAAGGRLTWVLDPIDGTVNFLYGLPAYAVSVGVRRDGASVAGAVADVAGGAVYSAALGHGATVRRGGVVTELRCTDATDLSMALVGTGFSYDREHRRRQGEIVARLLPDVRDLRRQGSCALDLCMVAEGRLDAYFEDGVHLWDWAAAALIAAEAGAHVRAPASVAEPGLMVAAAPGISASFDEALIRCGAIAR; this is encoded by the coding sequence GTGAATTCCGACAGCGAGCCCACAGGTCTGCGTGCGGTGGCAGAGCAGCTGGCGTCCGAAGCCGCCGAGTTCGTCCGGAGGCGTCGGCCCGAGGTGTTCGGACCCGGCACGGTGACCGAGGACACCCCGCCCGCAGTGCGCGTGAAGAGCACCCCGACCGATCCGGTCACCGTGGTCGACACCGAGACCGAACGATTGCTGCGCGAGCGGCTGGCGGTGTTGCGGCCCGGCGACGCGATTATCGGCGAGGAGGAAGGCGGAGCGGTCGACGCCGCCGGCGGACGGCTGACCTGGGTGCTCGACCCGATCGACGGCACTGTCAACTTCCTGTACGGGTTACCCGCCTATGCGGTCTCGGTCGGTGTGCGGCGCGACGGCGCGTCGGTGGCCGGTGCCGTGGCCGACGTCGCGGGCGGGGCGGTGTACTCGGCGGCGCTCGGGCACGGCGCCACGGTGCGCCGCGGCGGAGTCGTCACCGAATTGCGGTGCACCGACGCCACAGATCTGTCGATGGCGCTGGTGGGCACCGGGTTCTCCTACGACCGCGAGCACCGTCGCCGACAGGGCGAGATCGTGGCCCGGCTGCTCCCCGACGTCCGTGACCTCAGACGGCAGGGTTCGTGCGCACTCGATCTGTGCATGGTCGCCGAGGGGCGACTCGACGCCTACTTCGAAGACGGCGTGCATCTGTGGGACTGGGCGGCCGCAGCGCTGATCGCCGCAGAGGCGGGCGCGCACGTGCGTGCACCCGCGTCGGTGGCGGAGCCGGGGCTGATGGTGGCCGCTGCGCCCGGCATCAGCGCCTCCTTCGACGAGGCTCTGATCCGCTGCGGGGCGATCGCGCGCTGA
- a CDS encoding OB-fold nucleic acid binding domain-containing protein, with protein MATAEGYLRRLTRRLTEDPEQLDVEELNDEAAGTGAQKAIDCQRGQEVTMIGTLRSVECNGKSCAGGVKAELFDGTDSVMLVWLGQRRIPGIESGRTLKVHGRVGKLDNGSKAIYNPHYEIQK; from the coding sequence ATGGCCACGGCCGAGGGATATCTTCGCCGGCTCACCCGCCGGTTGACCGAAGATCCTGAACAACTCGACGTCGAAGAACTCAACGACGAAGCCGCCGGTACGGGCGCCCAGAAGGCGATCGACTGTCAGCGCGGTCAGGAAGTCACGATGATCGGCACCTTGCGCAGCGTTGAGTGCAACGGCAAGAGCTGCGCCGGCGGGGTGAAGGCGGAACTGTTCGACGGTACTGACTCGGTGATGCTGGTCTGGTTGGGGCAGCGTCGCATCCCGGGTATCGAGTCGGGCCGCACCCTCAAGGTGCACGGCCGAGTCGGCAAGTTGGACAACGGATCCAAGGCGATCTACAACCCCCACTACGAGATCCAGAAGTGA
- a CDS encoding RNA polymerase sigma factor, with protein sequence MAATKASPATDEPVKRTAAKAPAKKAPAKKAAKSAQAKATKRAAKPGDAPATRGRAKKATSAEADDDLAAEDVDGAEDLDAEPGEDLDVEDTDIELDDIDVDDDASGDDDADDAESDDEAADAAPKAAGKAAKDGDDDAIAEPSEKDKASGDFVWDEEESEALRQARKDAELTASADSVRAYLKQIGKVALLNAEEEVELAKRIEAGLYATQLMNELAEKGEKLPAAQRRDMMWICRDGDRAKNHLLEANLRLVVSLAKRYTGRGMAFLDLIQEGNLGLIRAVEKFDYTKGYKFSTYATWWIRQAITRAMADQARTIRIPVHMVEVINKLGRIQRELLQDLGREPTPEELAKEMDITPEKVLEIQQYAREPISLDQTIGDEGDSQLGDFIEDSEAVVAVDAVSFTLLQDQLQSVLETLSEREAGVVRLRFGLTDGQPRTLDEIGQVYGVTRERIRQIESKTMSKLRHPSRSQVLRDYLD encoded by the coding sequence GTGGCAGCGACCAAGGCAAGCCCGGCAACCGACGAGCCGGTGAAGCGCACCGCCGCCAAGGCCCCCGCGAAGAAGGCGCCCGCCAAGAAGGCTGCCAAGAGCGCGCAGGCGAAGGCCACCAAACGCGCCGCGAAACCCGGTGACGCCCCGGCGACCCGAGGCCGCGCCAAGAAGGCCACGTCGGCCGAGGCCGATGACGATCTCGCCGCAGAAGACGTCGACGGCGCCGAAGATCTCGACGCCGAGCCGGGCGAGGATCTGGACGTCGAGGACACCGACATCGAGCTTGACGACATCGACGTCGATGACGACGCCTCCGGCGACGACGACGCCGACGACGCGGAGTCCGACGACGAAGCCGCCGATGCCGCCCCGAAGGCGGCCGGCAAGGCGGCCAAAGACGGCGACGACGACGCCATCGCCGAGCCGTCCGAGAAGGACAAGGCTTCCGGCGACTTCGTCTGGGACGAAGAGGAATCCGAGGCCCTGCGCCAGGCCCGCAAGGATGCCGAGCTCACCGCCTCCGCCGACTCGGTGCGCGCCTACCTCAAGCAGATCGGCAAGGTCGCGCTGCTCAACGCCGAGGAGGAGGTCGAGCTTGCCAAGCGCATCGAGGCCGGCCTGTACGCCACCCAGCTGATGAACGAGCTCGCCGAAAAGGGCGAGAAACTGCCAGCCGCACAGCGCCGCGACATGATGTGGATCTGCCGCGACGGGGACCGCGCAAAGAATCATCTGCTGGAGGCGAACCTGCGGCTGGTGGTGTCGCTGGCCAAGCGTTACACCGGCCGCGGCATGGCGTTCCTGGACCTCATCCAGGAAGGAAACCTCGGCCTGATCCGCGCCGTCGAGAAATTCGACTACACCAAGGGCTACAAGTTCTCGACCTACGCCACCTGGTGGATCCGTCAGGCCATCACCCGAGCCATGGCCGACCAGGCCCGCACCATCCGCATCCCGGTGCACATGGTCGAGGTGATCAACAAGCTGGGTCGCATCCAGCGCGAGCTGCTGCAGGACCTGGGCCGCGAGCCCACGCCCGAAGAGCTGGCCAAGGAAATGGACATCACGCCGGAGAAGGTGCTGGAGATCCAGCAGTACGCGCGTGAGCCGATCTCGCTGGACCAGACCATCGGCGACGAGGGTGACAGCCAGCTCGGCGATTTCATCGAGGACAGCGAGGCCGTGGTGGCTGTGGACGCCGTGTCGTTCACGCTGCTGCAGGACCAGCTGCAGTCGGTGCTGGAGACGCTGTCCGAACGCGAGGCCGGCGTGGTGCGCCTGCGGTTCGGTCTCACCGACGGCCAGCCCCGCACCCTCGACGAGATCGGCCAGGTCTACGGAGTGACCCGCGAGCGGATCCGCCAGATCGAGTCCAAGACGATGTCGAAGCTCCGGCATCCCAGCCGCTCTCAGGTGCTCCGCGACTACCTGGACTGA
- a CDS encoding DUF3710 domain-containing protein, producing MPVCRGEDTKVGRHHSDSAETPEEVTSVDTDDEELEGPFDIDDFDDPSVAVQARLDLGSVLIPMPQNGQVQVELNEAGAPSAIWVVTPNGRFTIAAYAAPKSAGLWREVASELAESLRKDAPRVSIEDGPWGREVVGSAGEGAAVVRFIGVDGYRWMVRCVVNGPYERVSELAEEARNALADTVVRRGDTPLPVRTPLPVQLPEPMAAQLAAAQQQAAQQAQQAMAQQQGGAPQPPQPPATPQQQEPPQPNARRSTQGSAMQQLRTITGG from the coding sequence ATGCCAGTCTGTAGGGGAGAGGACACCAAAGTGGGAAGACACCACAGTGACAGCGCTGAAACACCCGAGGAGGTGACGTCGGTGGACACCGACGACGAGGAGCTGGAAGGCCCCTTCGACATCGACGACTTCGACGATCCGTCGGTCGCCGTGCAGGCACGGCTGGACCTGGGCTCGGTGCTGATCCCGATGCCCCAGAACGGCCAGGTGCAGGTGGAACTCAACGAGGCCGGGGCGCCGAGCGCCATCTGGGTCGTGACTCCCAACGGCCGTTTCACGATTGCGGCGTACGCGGCGCCCAAGTCCGCCGGCTTGTGGCGGGAAGTGGCCTCGGAGCTGGCGGAGTCGCTGCGCAAAGACGCTCCGCGGGTCAGCATCGAAGACGGCCCGTGGGGCCGTGAGGTTGTCGGCTCGGCCGGAGAGGGCGCGGCCGTCGTGCGCTTCATCGGCGTGGACGGGTACCGCTGGATGGTCCGCTGTGTGGTCAACGGACCCTACGAGCGGGTGAGCGAGCTGGCTGAGGAAGCCCGAAACGCTCTGGCCGACACGGTGGTTCGCCGTGGTGACACGCCGCTGCCGGTGCGCACCCCGCTTCCGGTGCAGCTGCCGGAGCCGATGGCCGCGCAGCTGGCTGCCGCGCAGCAGCAGGCGGCGCAGCAGGCCCAGCAGGCGATGGCCCAGCAGCAGGGCGGCGCGCCGCAGCCGCCTCAGCCCCCGGCCACGCCGCAACAGCAGGAGCCGCCGCAGCCCAATGCACGCCGCTCCACGCAGGGTTCGGCGATGCAACAGCTGCGGACCATCACCGGCGGATGA
- the dut gene encoding dUTP diphosphatase — translation MSSSLAVVRLDRDLPLPSRAHDGDAGVDLYSAQDVELAPHQRALVPTGVAVAIPHGMVGLIHPRSGLAARVGLSIVNSPGTIDAGYRGEIKVSLINLDPAVPIVIRRGDRIAQLLVQRVELPDLIEVTSFDEAGLADTTRGDGGHGSSGGHASL, via the coding sequence GTGTCCTCCTCTCTGGCGGTAGTGCGACTCGACCGCGACCTCCCGCTGCCCAGCCGGGCGCACGACGGCGACGCGGGAGTCGATCTCTACAGTGCTCAGGACGTCGAACTCGCACCGCACCAGCGGGCGTTGGTGCCGACCGGGGTGGCGGTGGCCATTCCGCACGGCATGGTCGGACTCATCCACCCGCGCTCGGGACTTGCTGCCCGCGTTGGGCTTTCGATCGTCAACAGCCCCGGCACGATCGACGCCGGGTACCGGGGGGAGATCAAGGTTTCGCTGATCAACCTCGATCCCGCGGTTCCGATCGTGATCCGCCGCGGTGACCGGATCGCCCAGCTGCTGGTGCAGCGGGTCGAGTTGCCCGACCTGATCGAGGTGACGTCTTTCGATGAGGCCGGATTGGCCGACACGACGCGCGGTGACGGTGGTCACGGCTCGTCGGGCGGGCATGCCAGTCTGTAG
- a CDS encoding TrkA family potassium uptake protein: protein MKVAIAGAGAVGRSIARELVESHQVTLLERNPDHIDVETVPAAVWRLGDACELSLLESVKLEEFDVVIAATGDDKANVVVSLLAKTEFAVPRVVARVNDPRNEWLFDESWGVDVAVSTPRMLASLVEEAVSVGDLVRLMEFRKGQANLVEITLPDDTPWGGKPVKRLDLPRDVTLVTILRGPRVIVPERDEPLEGGDELLFVAVTEAEDQLRELLLNPQQR from the coding sequence ATGAAGGTCGCGATCGCCGGGGCAGGCGCGGTGGGCCGGTCCATCGCGCGCGAGCTCGTCGAGTCCCACCAGGTCACGCTGCTGGAGCGCAATCCCGATCACATCGACGTCGAAACCGTTCCGGCCGCGGTCTGGCGCCTGGGCGACGCGTGCGAGCTGAGCCTGCTCGAATCGGTCAAACTGGAGGAGTTCGACGTCGTCATCGCCGCCACGGGTGACGACAAAGCCAACGTTGTGGTCAGCCTGCTGGCCAAGACGGAGTTCGCGGTTCCGCGTGTGGTGGCCCGGGTGAACGACCCGCGCAACGAGTGGCTCTTCGATGAGTCCTGGGGCGTCGACGTCGCGGTCTCCACGCCGCGCATGCTGGCGTCGCTCGTCGAGGAGGCGGTGTCGGTCGGCGACCTGGTGCGGTTGATGGAGTTCCGTAAGGGCCAGGCCAACCTGGTCGAGATCACGCTGCCCGACGACACGCCGTGGGGCGGTAAGCCGGTCAAACGTCTTGACCTGCCCAGGGACGTGACGTTGGTGACGATCCTGCGGGGTCCCCGGGTGATCGTCCCGGAGCGCGACGAGCCGCTCGAAGGCGGTGACGAGCTGTTGTTCGTCGCGGTCACCGAAGCCGAAGACCAGCTGCGTGAGTTGCTGCTCAATCCGCAGCAGCGGTGA
- the ppgK gene encoding polyphosphate--glucose phosphotransferase has product MTADASPPPSDTPAPGLSSPRRGFGIDVGGSGVKGGIVDLDTGRLIGDRFKLPTPQPATPDAVAKTIAEVVAHFGWDGPLGVTYPGVVTDGIVRTAANVDKGWIGLNAREVIGGALNGQPVTVLNDADAAGLAEEKFGAGRDNTGVIVLLTFGTGIGSAVIHNGVLLPNTEFGHLEVGGKEAEHRAASSVKERKDWSYERWTKEVTKVLVAIENAIWPDLFIVGGGISRKADKWVPLLENRTPVVPAALQNTAGIVGAAMAADFDVTATGK; this is encoded by the coding sequence ATGACAGCCGACGCGTCACCCCCGCCGTCTGACACCCCCGCCCCGGGCTTGAGTTCACCGCGGCGCGGATTCGGCATCGACGTCGGCGGAAGCGGCGTCAAAGGCGGCATCGTCGACCTGGACACCGGCCGGCTCATCGGGGACCGGTTCAAGCTGCCCACCCCCCAGCCGGCCACGCCGGACGCGGTGGCCAAGACCATCGCCGAGGTCGTCGCCCACTTCGGCTGGGACGGCCCGCTGGGGGTGACTTACCCCGGCGTCGTCACCGACGGCATCGTGCGCACCGCCGCCAACGTCGACAAGGGCTGGATCGGACTCAACGCCAGGGAGGTCATCGGAGGGGCGCTGAACGGCCAGCCGGTGACGGTGCTCAACGACGCCGACGCCGCCGGCCTGGCCGAGGAGAAATTCGGTGCCGGCCGGGACAACACGGGGGTCATCGTGTTGCTGACCTTCGGCACCGGGATCGGCTCGGCGGTGATCCACAACGGGGTGCTGCTGCCCAACACCGAGTTCGGCCATCTGGAGGTCGGCGGCAAGGAAGCCGAACACCGAGCGGCCAGCTCCGTCAAGGAACGCAAGGACTGGAGCTACGAGCGCTGGACCAAAGAGGTCACCAAGGTGCTCGTGGCCATCGAGAACGCCATCTGGCCGGACCTGTTCATCGTCGGCGGCGGCATCAGCCGCAAGGCCGACAAGTGGGTGCCGCTGCTGGAGAACCGCACCCCCGTGGTGCCCGCCGCGCTGCAGAACACCGCGGGGATCGTCGGCGCGGCGATGGCCGCGGACTTCGACGTCACCGCCACCGGTAAGTAG